In the genome of Magnetospirillum sp., one region contains:
- a CDS encoding pyruvate dehydrogenase complex E1 component subunit beta: protein MPTNVLMPALSPTMTEGKIARWLKAEGDTVKSGQVLCEIETDKATMEVEAVDEGTLAKIVVPGGTENVKVNDVIAIIAAEGESVSAAASASAATPLAAPAIVAAAAPQAAAAVAAAPAANEPDLGETKIITVREALRDGMAEEMRRDENVFLMGEEVAEYQGAYKISQGLLQEFGPRRVVDTPITEQGFAGLAVGAGFMGLKPIVEFMTWNFSMQAIDQIINSAAKTLYMSGGQMGCPIVFRGPNGAASRVGAQHSQCYASWYAHCPGLKVVAPASAADAKGLMKAAIRDPNPVLILENEILYGTSGPVPVSSDYVVPIGKAKVVRAGKDVTITAFSIMVGKALAAAEALAKIGIDAEVIDLRSIRPLDTETIVRSVQKTNRLVSCEEGWPFAGIGSEIGMQMMEQCFDWLDAPVKRVHGLDIPLPYAANLEKLALPQADHIVEAAKSVLYKN from the coding sequence ATGCCGACCAATGTTCTGATGCCCGCTCTGTCGCCGACCATGACCGAAGGCAAAATCGCGCGCTGGCTCAAAGCCGAGGGCGATACGGTCAAGTCCGGCCAGGTGCTGTGCGAAATCGAAACCGACAAAGCGACGATGGAAGTCGAAGCGGTCGACGAAGGCACGCTTGCCAAGATCGTGGTGCCGGGCGGTACCGAGAACGTCAAAGTCAACGACGTGATCGCAATCATCGCAGCCGAAGGCGAGAGCGTTTCGGCCGCCGCATCCGCCTCGGCCGCAACCCCGCTGGCGGCACCCGCGATCGTTGCGGCTGCAGCACCGCAAGCCGCCGCTGCCGTTGCCGCAGCGCCGGCCGCAAACGAACCCGATTTGGGCGAAACCAAAATCATCACGGTGCGCGAAGCTTTGCGCGACGGCATGGCCGAGGAAATGCGCCGCGACGAAAACGTGTTCCTGATGGGCGAGGAAGTTGCCGAATACCAAGGTGCTTACAAAATCAGCCAAGGCCTCTTGCAGGAATTCGGGCCGCGCCGCGTCGTCGACACGCCGATCACCGAGCAGGGCTTTGCCGGGCTCGCGGTGGGCGCAGGCTTCATGGGCCTCAAGCCCATCGTCGAGTTCATGACCTGGAACTTCTCGATGCAGGCGATCGACCAGATCATCAACTCGGCCGCCAAGACGCTCTACATGTCCGGCGGCCAGATGGGCTGCCCGATCGTGTTCCGCGGCCCCAACGGTGCCGCGAGCCGTGTCGGCGCCCAGCATTCGCAATGCTACGCGTCGTGGTACGCGCATTGCCCAGGTCTCAAGGTGGTGGCGCCCGCTTCGGCCGCCGATGCCAAGGGCCTGATGAAGGCCGCGATCCGCGATCCCAATCCCGTGCTGATCCTCGAGAACGAAATTCTCTACGGCACTTCGGGTCCCGTGCCCGTGTCGTCCGACTATGTCGTGCCGATCGGCAAGGCGAAGGTCGTGCGAGCGGGCAAGGACGTGACGATCACTGCCTTCTCGATCATGGTCGGCAAGGCGCTGGCGGCGGCCGAAGCGCTCGCCAAGATCGGCATCGACGCCGAAGTCATCGATCTGCGCTCGATCCGTCCGCTCGATACCGAAACGATCGTGCGCTCGGTGCAGAAGACGAACCGGCTCGTCTCTTGCGAAGAGGGCTGGCCGTTTGCGGGTATTGGCTCGGAAATCGGTATGCAGATGATGGAGCAATGCTTCGATTGGCTCGATGCGCCGGTGAAGCGCGTGCACGGTCTCGACATTCCGCTGCCCTACGCCGCCAATCTTGAAAAGCTGGCGCTGCCGCAGGCCGACCACATCGTCGAAGCCGCCAAGTCCGTCCTCTACAAGAACTGA
- the pdhA gene encoding pyruvate dehydrogenase (acetyl-transferring) E1 component subunit alpha has product MAPLPPKKKAKSEENVPSAEALIKYYRDMLLIRRFEEKAGQMYGMGLIGGFCHLYIGQEAVVVGMQSTITPDDAVITSYRDHGHMLACGMEPGGVMAELTGRIGGYSKGKGGSMHMFSKEKNFYGGHGIVGAQVPLGTGIAFASKYRGKTNVSLTYMGDGAVNQGQVYESFNMAQLWKLPVIFIIENNKYGMGTSIERASSTTDFYHRGAAHGIPGEAVDGMNVLSVRAAGLRAVEHARTKGPYILEMQTYRYRGHSMSDPAKYRQKEEVDKMRSQHDPIESHAKFLLEGGFADEAALKAIDREVKDISSKAAEFAQNSPEPPVSELYTDVLIETN; this is encoded by the coding sequence ATGGCCCCTTTGCCGCCGAAAAAGAAAGCCAAGTCCGAAGAGAACGTGCCGTCGGCCGAAGCGCTGATTAAATACTATCGCGACATGCTGCTGATCCGCCGCTTCGAGGAGAAGGCGGGCCAAATGTACGGCATGGGGCTCATCGGCGGCTTCTGCCATCTCTATATCGGGCAGGAAGCCGTCGTCGTCGGCATGCAATCGACGATCACGCCCGACGACGCCGTCATCACGAGCTATCGCGACCACGGCCACATGCTCGCCTGCGGCATGGAGCCGGGCGGGGTGATGGCCGAACTCACCGGGCGCATCGGTGGCTACTCCAAAGGCAAGGGCGGCTCGATGCACATGTTCTCGAAAGAGAAGAACTTCTACGGCGGCCACGGCATTGTGGGCGCCCAGGTGCCGCTCGGCACCGGCATCGCCTTCGCGTCCAAATATCGCGGCAAGACCAACGTGTCTCTGACCTACATGGGCGACGGGGCCGTGAACCAGGGTCAGGTTTACGAAAGCTTCAACATGGCGCAGCTTTGGAAGCTGCCCGTGATCTTCATCATCGAGAACAACAAATACGGCATGGGCACGTCGATCGAACGCGCCTCGTCGACGACGGATTTCTACCATCGCGGGGCCGCCCACGGCATTCCCGGCGAAGCGGTCGACGGCATGAACGTTTTGTCGGTGCGTGCGGCGGGCCTGCGCGCGGTCGAACATGCGCGCACCAAGGGGCCGTACATTCTCGAGATGCAGACCTATCGCTATCGCGGCCACTCGATGTCCGACCCCGCCAAGTATCGGCAGAAGGAGGAGGTCGACAAGATGCGCAGCCAGCACGACCCCATCGAAAGCCACGCCAAATTCCTGCTCGAAGGCGGCTTTGCCGACGAAGCGGCCCTCAAAGCCATCGACCGCGAAGTGAAGGACATTTCGAGCAAAGCGGCCGAGTTCGCCCAGAACAGCCCCGAGCCGCCGGTGAGCGAGCTCTATACCGACGTGCTGATCGAAACGAACTGA